The segment TTCCACCATGTCTCGCTCGATCTCTTTAGAGCGTTCAATGGCCTTGTCAATGATCTGTCGCGCTTCATCGTGGGCCTGGTCCAATTGAGCTAAGTATTGACGGTGTTTCTCCAAAGCTTCCTCCCTGGCCCTGTTCGCCTCCTCCAGATCTTTGGCAATTCTCTGTTTGCGTTCTTCCATGAACTTGCTCACCGGCTTGTGCAACAACCAGTACAGCAGCAAAGTGAGGAGCAAAAAGTTCACAAGTTCCTGGACAAATACCCAAGGATCTACTAGCAAATCGTTTCCCCCCAATATTCCCAAAAGGAACCCGCAGCGTCAAGCTGCTGCGGGCTAGAACCTACCTCAAGACATCAACGGAATCCCGAAGGTAAAGATCATGAAGAGCGCAATCGCCAAGGCGTAGATACCAGTAGACTCAGCAATCGCGTCACCAAGGATCAAGGTTGTACGGATCTTATTCTCCGCCTCGGGCTGGCGGGCCAC is part of the Bacillota bacterium genome and harbors:
- the atpF gene encoding F0F1 ATP synthase subunit B, coding for MLVDPWVFVQELVNFLLLTLLLYWLLHKPVSKFMEERKQRIAKDLEEANRAREEALEKHRQYLAQLDQAHDEARQIIDKAIERSKEIERDMVEQARREIAQMKSRAENELEQEAKKAVSELKEHVATLAVAAAEKVIAKNLDAKAHEDMLTAFINQLDQYIDSEQTGEN
- the atpE gene encoding ATP synthase F0 subunit C — protein: MELTNAIVIAAVCIGSGLGLIAGIGPGIGQGFAAGKAVEAVARQPEAENKIRTTLILGDAIAESTGIYALAIALFMIFTFGIPLMS